In [Leptolyngbya] sp. PCC 7376, a genomic segment contains:
- the recR gene encoding recombination mediator RecR — MYTPPLARLIEQFQRLPGIGPKTAQRLALYILKRPEKDIEAFAQALLNAKKQVGVCQTCFHLSATSICDICSHPKRQQDTICVVADSKDVIALEKTREYRGKYHVLGGVISPMDGIGPEQLTIQKLVQRASEDEITEVILAINPSVEGETTTLYIGQLLRPFVKVTRIAFGLPMGGDLEYADEVTLARALEGRREL; from the coding sequence ATTTATACGCCGCCCCTTGCCCGCCTGATCGAACAATTTCAGCGTCTTCCCGGCATTGGGCCAAAAACCGCCCAGCGTCTAGCTTTGTATATTCTGAAGCGTCCCGAAAAAGATATTGAAGCTTTCGCGCAGGCACTCCTAAACGCCAAAAAGCAGGTGGGGGTTTGTCAGACTTGTTTCCATCTCTCCGCCACGTCTATTTGTGATATTTGTAGCCACCCGAAACGACAGCAGGACACAATCTGCGTGGTGGCAGACTCAAAAGATGTGATTGCCCTCGAAAAAACCAGAGAATATCGCGGTAAATACCATGTTCTCGGTGGAGTGATTTCGCCGATGGATGGCATTGGCCCCGAACAGCTCACTATCCAAAAGCTCGTACAGCGTGCCAGTGAAGACGAAATCACAGAAGTGATTCTGGCGATTAATCCCAGCGTCGAAGGCGAAACCACAACTTTGTATATTGGGCAGCTCCTGCGACCTTTCGTAAAGGTGACGCGCATTGCGTTTGGTTTACCAATGGGTGGCGACCTCGAATATGCAGATGAAGTAACCCTCGCCCGTGCTCTCGAAGGTCGTCGCGAACTATAG
- a CDS encoding P-loop NTPase fold protein, with product MQKSDLTQSETINFAKHPELVSSFKTILGEIETVIDVLQREDLDFELLVKTNQGLLQDLRLAINKYPEVEEYYQQHLEELGELNSLEGFFKNPEYVLENRRNFIDHFKVIHQCIEKPLNDTNRIEEKQINYRIFKVLYGHKSGVSSVDFSPDSQLLVSGSFDSTVKIWNLKGENLQTFTGHQSGILDVAFSPDGKIIASASKDQTVKLWTLQGEELLTLRGHSEWVWGIDFHRNGKQLVSVSADKTARIWDISGLNNFNHDPIIIRGHSDRIHDVTYSINGNGDTFITASDDGTVRFWNQEKAILKPFSHSDRVRSVCSSYHGVEIYTGCSDRKLRSWTLNGELLFESSGHRLGVDSVTSHPKGFFIATGSADKTIRFWSTQGKALKTIQGHEDRIWDICFSPDGNLLASASDDRTIRIWQHNDSLETINLVPQGISNDLAQGDDQLSIEDELQAIADVLLLRQLEPPIAVGILGTWGSGKSFGMHLIQQRVNEIRCSNRQLVEAWGEGLEEDDPDREKKLSPYVGHIYQIKFNAWSYAKQNLWASLMQEIFSELNQQITFERQLQQAGVDLLSGGQLWEVLENLNTGDHQYFLEQNLDPETFERLRNIELKSELKNELLETLRRSQNQVQQDIKEQETLLQETKQALKKRQCEIAEGMDNNLNLALASSPDLIKQVHKHFGKNVELKITESIRAKDPDFDPQNVKDLINVFGESANLFLGDRKPEVFSFPSLRRWLPRVWRPLLIFLLLVFICILIPWKFYPWLNQLLAAKSDSTTWSFITSAFGMLGFGTPASFKARDLLTNFNKWSKDANLTIQETQKKLQQEMRAAVEQDEQAQKLNTQLTTLKKDIESKKQKLPELQYDSLAEFLGDRLKPENYTDMLGMINQVQQDLQDLSDKLLPPKEKRDEKIKDLFPRGEPRVILYIDDLDRCPPDRVVEVLETVQLLLKTQLFVVVLAVDDRYIARALEEVYSGVLKRRGKPSGIDYLEKIIQIPYRMRPISSDTIEQYLGSQINVLENIPTEIPTTEQKSLPPALEQEPIQTTATQKPITSSQQTNDAAIAQQDFSQAQTIELPPIELEPEVDSVTSELGSNINEINTIEQAELDLIVKCCQYVDITPRTGKRLINIYKILKIIWQKRQEPTPETKQVLFSFLALSGRYPDFMRNLFEEIDTELQEKLDETDNQLDYKDLLNSIYPQVPERDYHAQREWRKFKTDISQMIPTNPFILNKDDFELALSFCFVGDIGYDPDDFSRDPIMPTQQ from the coding sequence ATGCAGAAATCAGACCTAACTCAATCTGAAACTATCAATTTTGCAAAGCACCCCGAACTTGTTAGCTCTTTTAAAACAATTTTGGGTGAGATTGAAACGGTCATCGATGTTTTACAACGAGAAGATCTGGACTTTGAATTACTTGTAAAAACCAATCAAGGATTACTACAAGATTTACGTCTAGCGATTAATAAATATCCTGAAGTAGAAGAATATTATCAACAACATTTAGAAGAGTTGGGGGAACTAAATAGTCTTGAAGGTTTTTTTAAAAATCCTGAGTATGTCCTAGAAAATCGTAGAAATTTCATTGATCATTTTAAAGTCATCCATCAATGTATCGAGAAGCCACTCAATGACACTAATAGAATCGAAGAAAAACAAATAAACTACCGTATTTTTAAAGTGCTATATGGTCATAAATCTGGTGTTTCAAGTGTAGATTTTTCACCTGATAGTCAACTCCTTGTCTCTGGGTCATTCGATAGCACAGTTAAAATCTGGAATCTTAAGGGAGAAAACTTACAAACTTTCACTGGACATCAATCAGGCATATTAGATGTTGCTTTTAGCCCTGATGGCAAAATAATTGCTTCAGCATCGAAAGATCAAACTGTGAAACTTTGGACTTTACAGGGTGAAGAACTTCTTACTTTAAGAGGTCACAGTGAATGGGTTTGGGGTATTGATTTTCATAGAAATGGAAAGCAACTAGTTTCTGTATCAGCAGATAAAACAGCCAGAATTTGGGATATATCAGGTCTTAATAATTTTAATCATGATCCAATCATTATTAGAGGTCATTCAGACAGAATTCATGATGTTACTTATAGCATCAATGGCAATGGAGATACTTTTATCACCGCATCTGATGACGGAACAGTTCGTTTTTGGAATCAAGAAAAAGCTATTCTCAAACCATTTTCACATTCAGATCGTGTTAGGTCTGTTTGCTCTAGTTATCATGGAGTAGAGATTTATACTGGCTGTTCAGATCGAAAACTCAGAAGCTGGACATTAAATGGGGAATTACTATTTGAGTCTAGTGGTCATCGTCTTGGAGTCGATTCAGTCACATCTCACCCGAAAGGCTTCTTCATTGCAACAGGTTCAGCAGATAAAACGATTCGTTTTTGGAGTACACAAGGAAAAGCATTAAAAACGATTCAAGGTCATGAAGATAGAATTTGGGATATTTGTTTCAGTCCAGATGGCAATTTATTAGCATCCGCATCTGATGATAGAACAATTCGTATATGGCAACACAATGATAGTTTAGAAACAATCAACTTAGTCCCTCAAGGAATTAGCAATGACTTAGCTCAAGGCGATGACCAACTAAGTATTGAAGATGAGCTTCAGGCTATAGCAGATGTACTTCTTCTCAGACAATTAGAACCGCCAATCGCCGTTGGGATTTTGGGGACTTGGGGCAGTGGCAAATCTTTTGGAATGCACTTAATTCAGCAACGAGTCAATGAAATTCGTTGTTCAAATCGACAGCTTGTTGAGGCTTGGGGTGAAGGATTAGAAGAAGATGACCCCGATAGAGAAAAGAAACTTTCGCCTTATGTCGGGCATATTTATCAGATTAAATTTAACGCTTGGAGTTACGCCAAACAGAACCTTTGGGCGAGCTTAATGCAGGAGATTTTCTCTGAGCTAAACCAACAAATTACTTTTGAACGGCAACTTCAGCAAGCAGGTGTTGATTTACTTTCCGGTGGTCAACTTTGGGAGGTTCTCGAAAATCTCAACACCGGCGATCACCAATATTTTTTAGAGCAAAATCTAGACCCAGAAACATTTGAGCGCTTACGAAATATCGAACTCAAAAGCGAACTCAAAAATGAACTTCTCGAAACATTACGGCGATCGCAAAACCAAGTTCAACAAGATATCAAAGAACAAGAAACTTTACTGCAAGAAACTAAACAAGCCCTCAAAAAACGCCAATGTGAAATTGCAGAGGGAATGGATAATAACCTGAACCTTGCCCTTGCTTCATCGCCAGACCTAATAAAACAAGTTCATAAGCATTTTGGAAAAAATGTTGAACTAAAAATCACTGAGAGTATTCGCGCTAAAGATCCAGATTTTGATCCACAAAACGTCAAAGATTTGATCAACGTTTTTGGTGAAAGTGCAAATCTATTTTTAGGCGATCGCAAACCAGAAGTTTTCTCTTTTCCGAGTCTCAGAAGATGGTTACCAAGGGTATGGCGACCATTACTGATCTTCCTCCTGCTGGTATTTATTTGTATTTTGATTCCATGGAAATTTTATCCTTGGCTTAATCAACTCCTCGCAGCAAAATCTGACAGTACAACTTGGTCATTTATTACCAGTGCTTTTGGGATGCTTGGATTTGGAACACCTGCGAGCTTTAAAGCACGGGATTTACTGACCAACTTTAATAAATGGTCAAAAGACGCAAACCTCACAATTCAAGAAACTCAGAAAAAACTTCAGCAGGAAATGCGGGCGGCAGTTGAGCAAGATGAACAAGCACAAAAATTAAACACGCAATTAACCACTCTAAAAAAAGATATTGAAAGCAAAAAACAAAAATTGCCAGAACTGCAATATGATTCCCTCGCTGAATTTTTAGGCGATCGCCTCAAGCCTGAGAACTATACAGATATGTTGGGGATGATTAATCAGGTGCAGCAAGATTTACAGGATTTGAGCGATAAACTACTGCCGCCCAAAGAAAAGCGTGATGAGAAAATCAAAGACCTTTTCCCTCGTGGTGAACCGAGAGTAATTCTGTATATCGATGACCTTGACCGTTGCCCACCAGACCGCGTTGTAGAAGTTCTTGAAACGGTTCAATTGCTGCTAAAAACCCAGCTTTTTGTGGTGGTACTAGCAGTCGATGATCGCTATATTGCGCGGGCATTAGAAGAAGTTTATTCCGGTGTCTTGAAGCGGCGCGGCAAACCATCAGGCATTGATTATCTCGAAAAAATCATCCAAATCCCCTATCGGATGCGACCAATTTCTTCCGATACCATCGAGCAATATCTCGGCTCACAAATCAATGTTCTAGAAAATATCCCCACCGAAATTCCAACTACTGAACAGAAATCGTTACCGCCAGCCTTAGAACAAGAACCAATTCAGACTACTGCTACGCAAAAGCCAATCACTTCTTCACAGCAAACAAATGATGCGGCGATCGCTCAACAGGATTTCAGTCAAGCACAAACTATCGAATTACCGCCAATTGAACTAGAACCAGAGGTAGACTCCGTAACCTCAGAATTAGGAAGCAATATCAACGAAATCAACACGATTGAACAAGCTGAACTCGATTTAATCGTGAAATGCTGCCAATACGTTGATATCACGCCTCGCACGGGCAAACGCCTAATTAATATCTATAAAATCCTCAAAATTATTTGGCAAAAACGTCAAGAACCGACTCCAGAAACGAAGCAAGTTTTATTCTCATTTCTAGCCCTATCAGGACGCTACCCCGACTTTATGAGGAATCTATTCGAGGAAATTGACACAGAGTTGCAGGAAAAACTTGATGAAACAGACAACCAGCTTGACTACAAAGATTTACTCAACAGTATTTATCCTCAAGTTCCAGAAAGGGATTACCATGCCCAACGTGAATGGCGAAAATTCAAAACTGATATTAGCCAAATGATCCCAACCAATCCATTCATCTTAAATAAGGACGATTTTGAGTTGGCGCTATCGTTCTGTTTTGTGGGAGATATTGGCTACGACCCAGATGATTTCTCGCGCGACCCAATTATGCCAACCCAGCAATAA
- a CDS encoding biotin transporter BioY, with protein MKSTLRQPQPSPKKKSTVSAPNQFLWALIGVLLTIGGTFIEAHVTTNPPWTWSENGIQFGSLGIYCQVGAVLLTGCLGGKNAGILSQIAYIFVGLFWLPVFTQGGKLAYLMEPTFGYILGFVPAAGVCGWLAFRYVLTLESLALSAFCGLLVVHLSGMIYLMGMAWLERLSAENLTLGAAIALYTLQPFAGQLVLVCGVAFIAYCLRRILFY; from the coding sequence TTGAAATCCACCCTGAGACAACCACAACCGTCCCCCAAGAAGAAGTCTACTGTTTCTGCGCCTAATCAATTTCTGTGGGCGCTAATCGGTGTTTTGCTCACTATTGGGGGCACTTTTATTGAAGCCCATGTCACCACAAATCCACCATGGACTTGGTCAGAGAATGGTATTCAGTTTGGTTCCCTTGGAATCTATTGCCAAGTAGGGGCGGTGTTGCTGACGGGTTGTCTCGGCGGTAAGAATGCAGGAATTCTGTCGCAAATTGCCTATATTTTTGTCGGTTTATTTTGGCTGCCTGTGTTTACTCAGGGCGGTAAACTTGCTTATTTAATGGAGCCAACGTTTGGCTATATTTTAGGGTTTGTGCCCGCCGCCGGAGTGTGTGGATGGTTGGCTTTTCGATATGTGTTGACTCTTGAATCTCTTGCTCTCAGTGCATTTTGTGGTTTGTTAGTTGTCCACTTGTCGGGAATGATTTACCTGATGGGAATGGCTTGGTTAGAACGGTTATCGGCTGAAAATTTAACGCTCGGTGCGGCGATCGCCCTGTATACATTGCAACCATTCGCGGGGCAGCTGGTACTCGTTTGTGGTGTCGCATTCATTGCATACTGTTTACGACGTATCCTATTTTACTAA
- a CDS encoding N-acetylmuramoyl-L-alanine amidase: MGRIFISAGHGGLEGGLLDPGAVAGNTTEAQQMILLRDQLVPEVRRLNLEILAVPDDLSAADTVRWINSRARSGDIALELQTDAFTDPSVSGATAYYIANNSDRQGNANTVLKSLLRRVPELSSRGAKPDTQTGLGRLPFCREVVIPSILLDVGFLTSPSDRTLLINRRKDFALGIAEGLAAWLQELNGLVPSIPETTYPAINILINKQSYEEQGILINGNSYLPVDFVDRLGVNVLAQESLRLVQYQGVVYVKAIELRNFNITVGWDKDTRTLILSSIQAICQGQLDRIMGVGNLSEVQMIVFLKNNNASALQQFPELPKLYREEAAVEGVNADIAFAQMCLETSFLQFIGDVDASQNNFANLGSAGGGASGATFPSARVGVRAHIQHLKAYGSLEPIVQEIVDPRFRFITRGIAPLIQQLSGRMSADLQYGDRLLAMVRRLYESAQLL, from the coding sequence ATGGGTAGAATCTTCATTTCCGCAGGTCACGGTGGTTTGGAAGGGGGTCTTCTAGATCCCGGTGCTGTTGCCGGAAATACCACCGAAGCACAACAAATGATCCTCCTACGCGATCAGCTTGTGCCAGAGGTCCGGCGGTTAAATTTAGAAATTTTGGCAGTACCCGATGACTTGAGTGCAGCGGATACAGTTCGTTGGATCAACTCCCGCGCCCGTTCTGGTGATATTGCCCTAGAGCTCCAAACCGATGCCTTCACCGACCCCAGTGTTAGCGGTGCTACGGCCTATTACATCGCCAACAACAGCGATCGCCAAGGAAATGCGAATACTGTTCTAAAGTCATTGCTAAGACGCGTTCCAGAACTCAGCAGCCGTGGCGCGAAGCCCGATACCCAAACCGGATTAGGTCGTTTGCCTTTCTGCCGAGAAGTGGTGATTCCGTCGATTTTGCTTGATGTTGGATTTTTGACCAGCCCCAGTGATCGCACCCTTTTAATTAACCGCCGTAAAGATTTTGCCCTTGGTATCGCTGAAGGATTAGCGGCATGGTTACAGGAATTGAATGGGTTAGTGCCAAGCATTCCAGAAACCACTTACCCCGCGATCAATATTCTGATCAATAAGCAATCCTACGAAGAGCAAGGAATATTAATTAACGGCAACTCTTATCTACCCGTCGATTTTGTTGATCGTCTTGGCGTGAATGTCCTTGCCCAAGAGTCGCTCCGTCTCGTGCAATACCAAGGTGTCGTTTACGTTAAGGCGATTGAGCTACGGAATTTCAACATTACTGTCGGTTGGGACAAAGACACTCGCACGTTAATTTTGTCGTCGATTCAGGCGATTTGTCAGGGTCAACTCGACCGGATTATGGGCGTTGGCAATTTGTCTGAAGTACAGATGATTGTCTTCCTGAAAAATAACAATGCGTCGGCGTTACAGCAATTTCCAGAACTGCCCAAGCTCTATCGCGAAGAGGCCGCAGTGGAAGGGGTTAATGCCGATATTGCTTTTGCGCAGATGTGTCTCGAAACGTCATTTTTGCAATTTATCGGTGATGTGGATGCGTCCCAAAATAATTTTGCGAATCTTGGTTCAGCAGGTGGCGGTGCATCCGGTGCGACTTTCCCCAGTGCCCGCGTTGGTGTTCGTGCCCACATCCAACATTTGAAAGCCTACGGTAGCCTCGAACCCATCGTTCAGGAAATCGTCGATCCTCGTTTCCGGTTTATTACTCGCGGGATTGCACCGTTAATTCAGCAACTCTCTGGTCGGATGTCAGCAGATCTTCAGTATGGCGATCGCCTACTTGCGATGGTGCGTCGTCTCTACGAATCTGCGCAACTTCTCTAG
- a CDS encoding CoB--CoM heterodisulfide reductase iron-sulfur subunit B family protein, producing the protein MLSYAYFPGCVAQGACRELHLSTMALASALDINLIELKKAACCGSGTYKEESQLLEDTVNARNIALAESLNLPLLTHCSTCQGVLGHVDERLKEAKESEPLYFDKINGLLEKESCSPYQGSTEVKHILWALVGDVGLETLRKKVQKPLKNLKCASFYGCYLLRAQKTIPFDDPVDPRSLENIFEAVGATPVIYDGRTQCCGWPLSSYATEQSFSMAGRHLKAAIAAGADCIVTPCPLCHLNLDSRQPEVEKVIGEKLGLPIIHLPQLVALALGVPPEELGLGKHIVSTKPLLEKLGF; encoded by the coding sequence ATGTTGAGCTACGCATATTTCCCTGGTTGTGTTGCCCAAGGAGCTTGTCGGGAGCTTCACCTTTCTACAATGGCATTAGCCAGCGCTCTGGATATAAATTTAATTGAGCTAAAAAAGGCTGCCTGTTGCGGCTCTGGTACCTATAAAGAAGAATCTCAACTCCTTGAAGATACAGTGAATGCACGAAATATTGCCCTCGCTGAATCTTTGAATTTACCTCTCCTCACCCATTGCAGTACTTGCCAAGGGGTTCTCGGTCATGTCGATGAACGACTGAAAGAGGCTAAGGAGAGTGAACCATTATATTTTGACAAAATTAATGGCCTTCTCGAAAAAGAAAGTTGTTCGCCTTACCAAGGGTCAACGGAGGTCAAACATATTCTCTGGGCATTGGTTGGCGATGTTGGTCTAGAGACTTTACGCAAAAAAGTTCAAAAACCTCTCAAGAATTTAAAGTGTGCCTCTTTTTACGGCTGTTATTTATTGCGTGCCCAAAAGACAATTCCGTTTGATGATCCAGTTGATCCGCGGTCGCTAGAAAATATTTTTGAGGCAGTGGGTGCAACTCCCGTGATATATGACGGCAGGACTCAATGCTGCGGTTGGCCGTTATCAAGCTATGCGACTGAACAATCTTTTAGTATGGCTGGTCGACATTTAAAAGCGGCGATCGCCGCCGGAGCAGATTGTATTGTCACCCCTTGCCCGTTGTGCCATCTAAATCTTGATTCCCGCCAACCGGAAGTCGAAAAAGTAATTGGCGAAAAATTGGGTTTACCGATTATTCATTTGCCGCAATTAGTTGCTCTAGCTCTTGGTGTTCCTCCAGAGGAATTGGGATTAGGTAAACATATTGTTTCCACAAAACCTCTGCTTGAAAAATTAGGATTTTAG
- a CDS encoding DMT family transporter translates to MAQEQQGFQLSGRAYLMVAIAIFGAANAVTRKITEIGAENLIDGRNPISFCNVLFVGNLCALVLLGILYHRQWTKENLKKISAKSWVAMTFVAVLGAAAVPTMVFTALAITAVNNVILIGQIDTPLVLLLSIFLLGAKVNRWVIFGAALSFLGVSLTVILQPSSPDAMVFMIGRGELLVLIAAVLKAIANLISKISLKEIPLGIFSTFRMIIGTITFFTATTVLYGPHHFMDVATPFLWQWMLGYAAIIVVGGQLFWFSGLKRSTASEVSFATAFNPLVGVLAAYLLLGDAPTTAQYIGGAVILLGICANQIGVQKLNAMKNVPKPTPKELSESITYKGI, encoded by the coding sequence ATGGCGCAAGAACAGCAAGGCTTTCAACTCTCTGGGCGTGCTTATCTGATGGTGGCGATCGCCATTTTTGGGGCAGCAAATGCAGTTACTCGTAAAATCACAGAAATTGGTGCTGAGAACCTGATTGATGGGCGCAACCCAATTTCCTTTTGTAATGTGTTGTTCGTGGGGAACCTATGCGCTTTAGTGCTGCTGGGTATTCTGTATCATCGGCAATGGACAAAGGAAAATCTGAAAAAGATTTCTGCAAAAAGTTGGGTGGCGATGACCTTCGTCGCAGTGTTAGGGGCGGCAGCTGTACCAACGATGGTATTTACGGCACTGGCGATTACAGCGGTCAATAATGTCATTCTGATTGGCCAAATTGATACCCCTCTAGTTTTGTTGCTGTCGATATTTTTGCTTGGTGCGAAAGTGAACCGCTGGGTGATTTTTGGGGCTGCGTTGTCGTTTCTGGGGGTGAGTTTGACCGTTATTTTGCAACCGTCGAGTCCTGATGCGATGGTGTTTATGATTGGTCGCGGTGAATTGCTTGTCCTGATTGCTGCGGTTCTGAAGGCGATCGCCAATCTGATTAGCAAAATCAGCCTCAAAGAAATCCCACTGGGAATCTTCAGTACATTTCGGATGATTATTGGGACAATTACCTTTTTTACGGCAACGACTGTTTTGTATGGCCCTCATCACTTTATGGATGTGGCAACGCCGTTCCTCTGGCAATGGATGTTGGGATATGCGGCGATTATTGTTGTGGGTGGACAATTATTTTGGTTTAGTGGTTTGAAGCGGAGCACAGCTAGTGAAGTGTCTTTTGCAACGGCCTTTAATCCGTTGGTTGGTGTTCTCGCTGCCTATTTACTCTTGGGTGACGCGCCGACAACTGCCCAATATATTGGTGGGGCTGTGATTTTACTGGGGATTTGCGCCAATCAAATTGGTGTCCAAAAACTCAATGCCATGAAAAATGTCCCCAAACCTACCCCCAAAGAGCTCAGCGAATCTATTACCTATAAGGGTATTTAA
- the lspA gene encoding signal peptidase II — translation MDLRKDLLKNRWFWLIALAGLILDQLTKTIVLQTLPEVGDTFPLLNGVFHFTYVRNTGAAFSIFTNGVHWLRWLSLLVSLALMALAWFGDRLNNWEQLGYGFILSGAMGNGVDRFLFGYVVDFLDFRLIDFPVFNIADVCINIGIACLLLNILFSQRFPDKESE, via the coding sequence ATGGATCTCCGCAAAGATTTACTGAAAAATCGCTGGTTTTGGCTCATTGCCCTTGCAGGCTTAATTCTTGATCAGCTTACTAAAACCATTGTCCTACAGACATTGCCAGAGGTGGGAGATACCTTTCCTCTGTTAAATGGAGTATTTCACTTCACCTATGTCCGAAACACAGGGGCTGCGTTTAGCATTTTTACCAACGGCGTTCATTGGTTACGCTGGTTGTCTTTGCTAGTGAGTTTGGCGCTGATGGCTCTCGCATGGTTCGGCGATCGCCTTAATAATTGGGAACAACTCGGCTACGGTTTTATCCTCTCTGGAGCTATGGGTAATGGCGTTGACCGATTTCTATTTGGCTATGTCGTCGACTTTTTAGATTTTCGACTGATTGATTTTCCAGTGTTTAATATTGCAGATGTCTGTATCAATATCGGCATCGCTTGTCTGCTGCTCAACATCCTCTTTTCTCAACGATTTCCAGACAAAGAGTCCGAGTGA
- a CDS encoding sensor histidine kinase KdpD — protein MSDTMNNTDTALMMALQLGQIQAGFLGQTAHELRSPMSHMMSLQQLILADLCEDPAEEKEFIAQCYAASQKFMVLLDLVLDISKLDYGAIAPKSDLFDLVTVIEELKTMLMVKAQNRNLKLNCPDVAEDFSIEMIGDRQRTYQYFLTLLNTTINETPSGDINFEYGKLGDRFTFQLQCQSDGDFWENARVTDLEIKEKPTLKELQHAAEAFEFSPALKWQLLTKLIIKLGGEAKREFTPTGSIQIQGWLPLSDKK, from the coding sequence ATGTCTGACACAATGAACAATACCGATACGGCTTTGATGATGGCGTTACAACTAGGGCAAATTCAAGCGGGCTTCCTCGGTCAAACTGCTCACGAGCTGCGATCGCCCATGAGCCACATGATGAGTTTGCAGCAGCTAATCCTGGCAGATCTCTGTGAAGATCCAGCAGAGGAAAAAGAATTTATTGCGCAATGTTATGCAGCTAGCCAAAAATTTATGGTGCTGCTTGATCTTGTACTTGATATCTCGAAATTAGACTACGGTGCGATCGCCCCTAAGTCTGACCTATTTGACCTTGTGACCGTAATAGAAGAGCTCAAGACAATGCTCATGGTCAAGGCTCAAAATCGCAATCTCAAGCTTAATTGCCCTGACGTTGCGGAAGATTTCTCGATCGAAATGATCGGCGATCGCCAACGCACTTATCAGTACTTTTTAACGCTGCTGAATACGACGATCAATGAAACACCATCGGGTGATATTAATTTCGAGTACGGCAAATTGGGCGATCGCTTTACCTTTCAGTTGCAATGCCAAAGCGATGGCGACTTCTGGGAAAACGCCCGTGTCACAGATCTAGAGATTAAAGAAAAACCAACGCTCAAAGAACTACAACACGCTGCTGAAGCCTTCGAGTTTTCTCCCGCCCTAAAATGGCAACTTCTAACAAAGCTCATCATCAAATTAGGGGGAGAGGCAAAACGGGAATTCACTCCCACAGGATCTATACAGATACAGGGCTGGCTTCCTCTATCGGACAAGAAATAA
- a CDS encoding GNAT family N-acetyltransferase yields MAKTLDCSDILFSVDKNRVDLHQLRELFNATAFWAKQRSMEDLRTAVYYSDPVVTVWDGDRMIGFTRGTSDGVFRATIWDVVIHPDYQGLGLGRKLVETLISHPRMNRVERIYLMTTHQQEFYERIGFTENQTTTMVLHNHEHPVSIISCPIEEASPVSV; encoded by the coding sequence ATGGCTAAAACTTTGGATTGCAGTGATATTCTCTTTTCCGTCGATAAAAATCGTGTAGATCTACACCAGTTAAGAGAATTGTTTAATGCCACAGCCTTTTGGGCAAAGCAGCGATCCATGGAAGACCTCCGAACTGCTGTCTATTACAGCGATCCGGTGGTGACAGTTTGGGATGGCGATCGCATGATTGGGTTTACTCGGGGCACCTCAGACGGCGTTTTCCGTGCAACCATTTGGGATGTCGTCATTCACCCGGATTATCAAGGCTTGGGTTTAGGCCGCAAACTTGTCGAAACGTTGATTAGTCATCCCCGTATGAACCGGGTTGAGCGCATTTATTTGATGACAACCCACCAGCAAGAATTTTATGAGCGCATTGGCTTTACCGAAAATCAAACAACGACAATGGTGCTTCACAACCACGAACACCCAGTGAGCATTATTTCTTGTCCGATAGAGGAAGCCAGCCCTGTATCTGTATAG